GCTGCAGGGCACGCCCTTGCGGATTCAGTTCCGGACCACGCAAAATCCGTTCGCGGCCAGACCGTGATCGCGAGGGCGAAAAAAAGCAGTATCCACACCCGGATTTCGTTGCATACTGCAGATGTTGCGGTGCAGCAATGGCTCCGATAGATTCTATAAACATAAATACAGAGGTTCAAAGATGAGCAACAAAGGGCAACTTCTACAAGACCCGTTCCTGAACACCCTGCGCCGGGAGCACATCCCGGTGTCGATCTACCTGGTCAACGGCATCAAGCTGCAGGGGCAGGTCGAGTCCTTCGACCAGTACGTCGTGCTGCTGAAGAACACCGTCACGCAGATGGTGTACAAGCATGCGATCTCGACTGTGGTGCCCGCCCGCCCGGTGGTGATCCAGCAGGACAGCGGCGAGGGCGGCAACTGATCCCGGTGGCAGCAGCCGGCCGCGGACGGCCGGCCGTGAGGGACGGCGATGTTTGAGCGCCCGGCCAGCGGCGAACGTGCAGTCCTCGTCCAGCTCGATCTCGGCCAGGATGCGATTGAGGAGCGCCTGTCCGAGCTGAAGCTGCTCGCCGCCAGTGCCGGCGCGAGCATCGAAGCCGTGGTACAGGGGCGGCGTGGCGCGCCCGACCCCAAGCTCTTCGCCGGCAGCGGCAAGGTGCACGAGATCGGCGAGGCGCTGCGGGCGCACGACGCCGACATCGTGATCTTCAACCACGCGCTGTCGCCGGCGCAGCAGCGCAACCTCGAGCGCGAGCTGCAGTGCATGGTCATCGACCGCACCGCGCTCATCCTCGACATCTTCGCGCAGCGCGCGCGCAGCCACGAAGGCAAGCTGCAGGTCGAACTGGCCCAGCTCCAGCACCTGTCGACCCGGCTGGTGCGCGGCTGGACCCACCTCGAGCGCCAGAAGGGCGGCATCGGCCTGCGCGGCCCGGGCGAAAAGCAGCTCGAAACCGACCGGCGCCTGCTCGGCAACCGCGTCAAGATGCTGAAGTCGCGCCTCGCCCAGATCGAGAAGCAGCGAAAGGTCAGACGCCGGGCGCGGGAACGCCGCGATGTGCTGTCTGTCTCTCTCGTCGGCTACACCAATGCGGGCAAGTCCACCCTGTTCAACGTGCTGACGAAGGCGGGGGCCTATGCCGCCGACCAGCTCTTCGCCACGCTGGACACGACTTCGCGCCGCCTGTTCGTCGAGGGCGAGAACGTCGTGCTGTCGGACACCGTCGGTTTCATCCGCGATCTTCCGCACGCGCTGGTGGCCGCCTTCGAGGCCACCCTGGAGGAAACGGCCGAGGCCGACCTGCTGCTGCACGTCGTCGACTCCGCGAGCGAGGACCGCGATGCGCAGATCCAGGCGGTCAACGAGGTGCTGGCCGAGATCGGCGCAGCCGACGTGCCGCAGATCCTGGTGTGGAACAAGATCGACCTGACCCATGCCCAAGCGGCGGTCGAACGGGGGGACTGTGATAAACTCAGGCGCGTTTTTTTGAGCGCCAGAACGGGCGAGGGCCTTGATCTGCTGCGCTCGGTGCTTGCAGACGTGGCACATCGGGCACGGAGTGAAGATGCCGGGCGGATGCCCGCACCGAACGACGATGGAATTTCAGTTCAAACGTGATTACAGGCGTTTTCATGTCACTTAACGATCCACGCTGGGGGGGCCAGGGCGACGGCAATGGCAATCGCGGCGACGGAGACCGCCGCGACGGCAATCGCGGCGGCAACCAGGGGCCGCCCGATCTCGAGGAAGTCTGGCGCGATTTCAATCAGCGACTGTCCGGGATGTTCGGCAAACGCCAGGGGCGCGGTTCGGGCGGCGGCAACGGCGGCGGCGGCCCGCAACTGCCCAACTTCTCGTTCCGGCAGTTCGGCGGCGGCCTGAGCGCGCTGGCTGCGCTGGTGGTGGCGATCTGGCTGGCGAGCGGCTTCTACACGGTGGACGCGAACCAGCGCGGCGTGGTGCTGCGCCTGGGCAAGTTCATCGAGACCACCGAGCCGGGCCTGCGGTGGCGCCTGCCGTACCCGTTCGAGTCGCACGAGATCGTCGACCTGACGGGCGTGCGCACCGTCGAAGTGGGCTATCGCGGTTCGGAGCGCAACAAGGTGCTGCGCGAATCGCTGATGCTGACGGACGACGAGAACATCATCAACATCCAGTTCGCGGTGCAGTACGTGCTGAACAGCCCCGAGAACTACGTCTTCAACAACCGCTTCCCGGACGAATCGGTCGCGCAGGCCGCCGAGACCGCCATGCGCGAGATCGTCGGCAAGAGCAAGATGGACTTCGTGCTGTATGAAGGCCGGGAAGAGATCGCGAGCACCGCGCTGGAACTCATGCAGCGGATTCTCGACCGCTACCAGACTGGCATCCAGATCAGCCGCGTGACCATGCAGAACGCGCAGCCGCCCGAGCAGGTGCAGGCGTCGTTCGACGACGCGGTGAAGGCCGGCCAGGATCGCGAGCGGCAGAAGAACGAGGGCGAAGCCTATGCCAACGACGTGATCCCGCGCGCCCGCGGCACCGCCTCGCGCCTGATCGAGGAGGCCAATGCCTACGGCGCCCGCGTCGTCGCCAACGCGGAGGGCGACGCCAGCCGCTTCAGCCAGGTGCTGACCGAGTACCGGCGCGCGCCGGACGTCACGAAGGAGCGCATGTACATCGAGACCATGCAGCAGGTGCTGACCAATACCTCGAAGATCATGATCGACGCCAAGAGCAATGGCAATCTGCTGTTCCTGCCGCTCGACAAGCTGATCAAGTCGGCCGCCGCTGCCGGCCAGTCCAGTGCGCAATCGGGTGGGGAGGCTGCGCCGCAGGCCGCGCAGAACAATCCGCCGTCGGTGGTGTTCGATCCGCGCAACCGTGATCTGATGCGCGGCCGTGACAGGGGAGAGCGCTGATGCGTGACAAGATGTCCATAATCGGCGGCGGCCTGCTGCTGCTGGTCGCGCTGGCGTCGATGTCGCTGTTCACCGTCGACCAGCGCCAGCATGCGATCGTGTTCCAGCTCGGCGAGGTCAAGGAGGTCATCGACCAGCCGGGCCTGAACGTCAAGCTGCCGATGATCCAGAACGTCCGCTACTTCGACAAGCGCATCCTGACGATGGATACGCCGGAGCCGGAGCGCTTCATCACCTCCGAGAAGAAGAACGTGCTGGTCGATCACTTCGTCAAGTGGCGCATCGTCGACCCGCGCCTGTACTACGAGTCGGTGGCGGGCGATGAGGCGCGGGCGCGAACCCGCCTGACGCAGACGGTCAACGCCGGCCTGCGCGAGGAGTTCGGCAAGCGTACGGTGCATGACGTCGTGTCCGGCGCCCGCGACCAGATCATGGAAGACATGCGCGTGAAGGCCGACCTGGATGCGCGCAAGATCGGCGCGCAGATCATCGACGTGCGCCTGAAGCGCGTCGACCTGCCGACCGAGGTGTCGGAATCGGTGTATCGCCGCATGGAGGCCGAGCGCAAGCGCGTGGCCAACGAACTGCGTTCGCAGGGCGCCGCCGAGGCCGAGCGCATCCGCGCCGATGCCGACCGCCAGCGCGAGGTCATCATCGCCGAGGCTTACCGCTCGGCGCAAAAGGTCAAGGGCGAGGGCGATGCCAAGGCAACGGCGATCTATGCCGAAGCCTTCGGCCAGAGCCCCGAGTTCTACTCCTTCTATCGCAGTCTCGAAGCCTACCGTGCCAGCTTCGCCGGCAAGGAAGACGTGCTGGTGATCGATCCCGGTTCGGAGTTCTTCCGCTACATGAAGGGGCCGCAAGGCGCGAGGAAGAATTGATCTGCCGGAATTGAGCCCGCATGGGCGTCTCGTTGCTGACCGCCTTCGCGCTGATGCTGATCATCGAAGGCATCCTCCCCTTCGTCGCGCCAGCCGCCTGGCGCGAAACTTTTTTGCGCCTCGCCACCCTGGCCGACGGCCAGATCCGCTTCGTCGGACTGACCTCGATGCTGACCGGCATCGTGCTCCTGTTCATCTTCAACTGACGCCACTCATGCGCTGGGTACTGCCCGATCACATCCAGGACGCCCTGCCGTCCGAAGCCGAGCAACTGGAAGCACTGCGCCGCCGGCTGCTGGACGCCTTCCGCGTCCGCGGCTACCAGCTCGTCATGCCGCCGCTGCTCGAATATCTCGACTCGCTGACCACCGGCGCGGGGCGGGACCTGACGCTGCGCACCTTCAAGCTCGTCGATCAGTTGTCGGGCCGCACCATGGGCGTGCGGGCGGACATGACGCCGCAGGTCACGCGCATCGATGCGCACCTGCTGAACCGCCGCGGCGTGTCGCGGCTGTGCTATTGCGGCAGCGTGCTGCACACCCTGCCGTCCACCCTGACCGCGACCCGCGAGCCGCTGCAGCTCGGCGCCGAACTCTACGGCCATGCCGGCATCGAGGCCGACATCGAGATCCTCGGCCTGCTCGCCGAGGTGCTGCGCCTGGCCGACGTGCCGGCGACGCGCATCGACATCGGCCATGTCGGCATCTTCCATGCGCTGGCCGGCAAGGCCGGGCTGGTGCCCGATCGCGAGGAGGAACTCTTCGACCTACTGCAGGCGAAGGATCTGCCCGAACTGCAGTTGCGGCTCGCCGACGTCGCCGAGCCGGTGCGTGGCGCGCTGCTGGCGCTGCCCTCGCTCTATGGCGGGCCGGAAGTGCTGGAGCAGGCGGCGCAGCGTCTGCCGCCGGACCCCGAGATCGTCGTAGCCCTCGGCGAACTGCGGGTGCTGGCGCAGGCCCTGAAGGACCTGCCGATCAGCTTTGATCTGGCCGACCTGCGCGGCTATCACTACCACAGCGGCGTCGTCTTCGCCGCCTATGGCGGCGGCTCGCCCGCGGCGCTGGCGCTCGGCGGCCGCTACGACCGCGTCGGTGCGGCGTTCGGGCGCGCCCGGCCGGCGACCGGTTTCAGCCTCGACCTGTGCGAACTGGTGTGGCGCCTGCCGCAGATGCAGTCGGCCGGCGCGATCCTCGCACCGGCGTCGGACGACGCCGCGCTTGCCATTGAGGTGGCGGCCCTGCGCGTGCGCGGCGAAGTCGTCGTCACGGCGCTGCCCGGGCACGAGGGAACTTGGAACGAAGCGGGCTGCGACCGGCGGCTCATGAGGCGGGACGGCCGGTGGACGGTCGAGCCGCTACAGGGAGATTGAGGCTATGTCAAAGAACGTCGTGGTCGTCGGCACGCAGTGGGGCGACGAGGGCAAAGGCAAGATCGTCGATTGGCTGACCGATCACGCCAGGGGCGTGGTGCGCTTCCAGGGCGGGCACAACGCCGGCCATACGCTGGTCGTCGGTCAGACCGAATACAAGCTCAACCTCGTGCCGTCGGGCATCGTGCGCGAAGGCGTGGCCTGCTTCATCGGCAATGGCGTGGTGCTCGACGCGCATCACCTGCTGGCCGAGATTCGCACGCTGGAGGCCGGCGGCATCGAGGTGCGCGACCGCCTGCGCATCAGCCCCGGCTGTCCGCTCATCCTCGGCTACCACAGTGCGCTCGACCGTGCGCGCGAGGACGCGAAAGCCGAGTGCGACAAGATCGGCACCACCGGAAAGGGCATCGGCCCCACCTACGAAGACAAGGTCGCGCGCCGCGCGCTGCGCGTGTATGACCTGTTCGACCGCGAGCGTTTCGCCGAGAAACTGAAGGCCAACCTCGCATACCACAACTTCGTGTTGACGCAGCACCTGGGGGCCGAGCCGGTGGAATTCCAGCCGGTGTTCGACCAGGCGATGGCCGACGCGGCGGAACTGCTGCCGATGGTCGCCGACGTGTCGGCCGAACTCTACGCGATCAACAAGTCGGGCGGCTCGCTGCTGTTCGAGGGCGCGCAGGGCACGCTGCTCGACATCGACCACGGCACCTATCCCTTCGTGACGTCCAGCAACTGCGTGGCCGGCCAGGCCGCGGCCGGTTCGGGCGTGGGGCCGGGCCGTCTGCACTACGTGCTGGGCATCACCAAAGCGTACTGCACGCGCGTGGGCGGCGGCCCCTTTCCGACCGAACTCGACATCGAGACCAAGGGCACGCCCGGCGAGCAGATGTCCACCAAGGGCCGCGAGTTCGGCACCGTCACCGGGCGCAAGCGCCGCTGCGGCTGGCTGGACCTGGCTGCGCTCAAGCGCTCGATCATCATCAACGGTGTCACCGGTCTGTGCATCACCAAGCTCGACGTGCTCGACGGCATCGAGGAACTGCAGTTGTGCACCGGCTATGTGCTCGACGGCAAACGCATCGACCTGCTGCCGATGGGGTCGGAAGAGGTCACCGCGTGCGAGCCCATCTACGAGACGATGCCGGGCTGGAGCGGCACGACCTTCGGCGCGCAGAGCTGGGATGCGCTGCCGCCGGAAGCGCGCGCCTACCTGCATCGCATCGAGGAGATCTGCGAGATTCCGATCGATGTCATTTCGACCGGGCCGGAACGCGACGAAACCATCCTGCGCCGCCATCCGTTCGGCGTTTGAGTGGATTGTCGGCCGGATGTGTCCGGGTTCGGCGGGTGGCAGCGCAGGCGCGCTTCGCCGCCATCCGCCGGCCGTGCCGAACGGCGCTGCGAGGAATGTCGTCTCCGTCGCGCCGCACGGCGGGACGGTAAACGGAAAAAGCCGGCCAACGGCCGGCTTTTTCCTGAAACTGGTGCCCAGAAGAGGACTCGAACCTCCACGCCTCGCAGCGCTAGTACCTGAAACTAGTGCGTCTACCAATTCCGCCATCTGGGCAAGGAGGCGCATGATAGCAAAGGATCCCGGACTTGCAAAGGTTCGGCGGAGTGTTCCGGGGCCTGTTCCAGGCTACGCGGCCATCATCGTGGAGTGTTGTTCGCCGCGGAGTCCGGCGTCGCCGACGTGTATCGTGCCGGGAACCCGGCGGGCATGCGGACGGGGCCGGCATGTAGAAACGAGCGAAACGGACGTAAACGAAGAAAGCCGGCCAACGGCCGGCTTTTCCCTGAAACTGGTGCCCAGAAGAGGACTCGAACCTCCACGCCTCGCGGCGCTAGTACCTGAAACTAGTGCGTCTACCAATTCCGCCATCTGGGCAAGAGCCGCGCATTATAAGCACACATAGAAGAATGTCAATGAGTCGCAAAACAAGAACGAAAGAAACCCCTGCC
This DNA window, taken from Thauera sp. K11, encodes the following:
- a CDS encoding ATP phosphoribosyltransferase regulatory subunit — protein: MRWVLPDHIQDALPSEAEQLEALRRRLLDAFRVRGYQLVMPPLLEYLDSLTTGAGRDLTLRTFKLVDQLSGRTMGVRADMTPQVTRIDAHLLNRRGVSRLCYCGSVLHTLPSTLTATREPLQLGAELYGHAGIEADIEILGLLAEVLRLADVPATRIDIGHVGIFHALAGKAGLVPDREEELFDLLQAKDLPELQLRLADVAEPVRGALLALPSLYGGPEVLEQAAQRLPPDPEIVVALGELRVLAQALKDLPISFDLADLRGYHYHSGVVFAAYGGGSPAALALGGRYDRVGAAFGRARPATGFSLDLCELVWRLPQMQSAGAILAPASDDAALAIEVAALRVRGEVVVTALPGHEGTWNEAGCDRRLMRRDGRWTVEPLQGD
- the hflC gene encoding protease modulator HflC, with the translated sequence MRDKMSIIGGGLLLLVALASMSLFTVDQRQHAIVFQLGEVKEVIDQPGLNVKLPMIQNVRYFDKRILTMDTPEPERFITSEKKNVLVDHFVKWRIVDPRLYYESVAGDEARARTRLTQTVNAGLREEFGKRTVHDVVSGARDQIMEDMRVKADLDARKIGAQIIDVRLKRVDLPTEVSESVYRRMEAERKRVANELRSQGAAEAERIRADADRQREVIIAEAYRSAQKVKGEGDAKATAIYAEAFGQSPEFYSFYRSLEAYRASFAGKEDVLVIDPGSEFFRYMKGPQGARKN
- a CDS encoding adenylosuccinate synthase, with translation MSKNVVVVGTQWGDEGKGKIVDWLTDHARGVVRFQGGHNAGHTLVVGQTEYKLNLVPSGIVREGVACFIGNGVVLDAHHLLAEIRTLEAGGIEVRDRLRISPGCPLILGYHSALDRAREDAKAECDKIGTTGKGIGPTYEDKVARRALRVYDLFDRERFAEKLKANLAYHNFVLTQHLGAEPVEFQPVFDQAMADAAELLPMVADVSAELYAINKSGGSLLFEGAQGTLLDIDHGTYPFVTSSNCVAGQAAAGSGVGPGRLHYVLGITKAYCTRVGGGPFPTELDIETKGTPGEQMSTKGREFGTVTGRKRRCGWLDLAALKRSIIINGVTGLCITKLDVLDGIEELQLCTGYVLDGKRIDLLPMGSEEVTACEPIYETMPGWSGTTFGAQSWDALPPEARAYLHRIEEICEIPIDVISTGPERDETILRRHPFGV
- the hflK gene encoding FtsH protease activity modulator HflK, whose protein sequence is MSLNDPRWGGQGDGNGNRGDGDRRDGNRGGNQGPPDLEEVWRDFNQRLSGMFGKRQGRGSGGGNGGGGPQLPNFSFRQFGGGLSALAALVVAIWLASGFYTVDANQRGVVLRLGKFIETTEPGLRWRLPYPFESHEIVDLTGVRTVEVGYRGSERNKVLRESLMLTDDENIINIQFAVQYVLNSPENYVFNNRFPDESVAQAAETAMREIVGKSKMDFVLYEGREEIASTALELMQRILDRYQTGIQISRVTMQNAQPPEQVQASFDDAVKAGQDRERQKNEGEAYANDVIPRARGTASRLIEEANAYGARVVANAEGDASRFSQVLTEYRRAPDVTKERMYIETMQQVLTNTSKIMIDAKSNGNLLFLPLDKLIKSAAAAGQSSAQSGGEAAPQAAQNNPPSVVFDPRNRDLMRGRDRGER
- the hflX gene encoding ribosome rescue GTPase HflX, yielding MFERPASGERAVLVQLDLGQDAIEERLSELKLLAASAGASIEAVVQGRRGAPDPKLFAGSGKVHEIGEALRAHDADIVIFNHALSPAQQRNLERELQCMVIDRTALILDIFAQRARSHEGKLQVELAQLQHLSTRLVRGWTHLERQKGGIGLRGPGEKQLETDRRLLGNRVKMLKSRLAQIEKQRKVRRRARERRDVLSVSLVGYTNAGKSTLFNVLTKAGAYAADQLFATLDTTSRRLFVEGENVVLSDTVGFIRDLPHALVAAFEATLEETAEADLLLHVVDSASEDRDAQIQAVNEVLAEIGAADVPQILVWNKIDLTHAQAAVERGDCDKLRRVFLSARTGEGLDLLRSVLADVAHRARSEDAGRMPAPNDDGISVQT
- the hfq gene encoding RNA chaperone Hfq, with the translated sequence MSNKGQLLQDPFLNTLRREHIPVSIYLVNGIKLQGQVESFDQYVVLLKNTVTQMVYKHAISTVVPARPVVIQQDSGEGGN
- a CDS encoding DUF2065 domain-containing protein, which produces MGVSLLTAFALMLIIEGILPFVAPAAWRETFLRLATLADGQIRFVGLTSMLTGIVLLFIFN